A section of the Mycolicibacterium anyangense genome encodes:
- a CDS encoding helicase-associated domain-containing protein, protein MTEPSAPAAPPLGAWLAELSDERVIRLLELRPDLAQPAPGSIAALAARAAARQSVKAATDELDFLHLAVLDALLVLHAEAAAVPVAKLLALIGDRAAESAVLAALDGLRERVLAWGDTAVRVSAEASAGLPWYPGQAILEDTTRSADEIAAAIDGLDEPQRDLVERLVTGSPVGRTRDAAPGAPPDRPVPRLLAAGLLRQLDEDTVILPRQVGQVLRGELPGPRHLVPPDPVVTTTTAADADASAAGEVLDLLREIELVLETLSATPVPELRSGGLGVREAKKLTKLTGIDEQRLGLILEVSAAAGLIASGTPDPEPPDGAGLYWAPTVAADRFLETATAERWYLLASTWLDLPARPGLIGSRGQDGKPYAALSDSLYSTAAPLDRRLLLGALADLSPGAGVDAEHASELLIWLRPRWAARLQPDPVAHLLDEAHSLGFVGRGALSTPARALLSRGEKAAIEAMATVLPAPIDHFLLQADLTVVVPGPLQRELADELAAVATVESAGAAMVYRVSEQSIRHALDTGRTAGALHTFFESHSKTPVPQGLTYLINDVARRHGQLRVGMASSFVRCEDPALLASAVAAPALAHLEVRLLAPTVAVSQAPINEMLAGLRAAGFAPAAEDSTGAIVDIRQRGARVPAPQQRRVFRSLPKPSAETLAAVVGMLRRVDSLPFANVRLDPAVAMALLQQAAVEHKDVVIGYVDAAGVATQRVVRPLGVNGGQLVAWDETQGRPREFAVHRVTSVMSADAG, encoded by the coding sequence ATGACAGAACCCTCCGCTCCGGCCGCGCCGCCGCTGGGTGCCTGGCTGGCTGAGCTGTCCGACGAGCGGGTGATCCGCCTGCTGGAACTGCGTCCGGACCTCGCCCAGCCTGCGCCGGGCAGCATCGCGGCCCTGGCTGCCCGGGCCGCAGCCCGGCAGTCGGTGAAGGCCGCCACCGATGAGCTGGACTTCCTGCACTTGGCGGTGCTCGACGCCCTGCTGGTGCTGCATGCCGAGGCTGCGGCCGTGCCGGTGGCCAAACTCCTCGCGCTGATCGGCGACCGCGCCGCCGAGTCCGCCGTGCTGGCCGCCCTCGACGGCCTGCGGGAGCGCGTCCTGGCGTGGGGAGACACCGCAGTGCGGGTCTCGGCGGAGGCTTCCGCGGGCCTGCCCTGGTATCCCGGACAGGCGATTCTCGAAGACACCACCCGGTCGGCCGACGAGATCGCCGCCGCCATCGACGGCCTCGACGAGCCACAGCGCGACTTGGTGGAGCGGCTGGTGACCGGATCGCCGGTGGGCCGTACCCGCGATGCCGCTCCGGGGGCCCCACCGGACCGGCCGGTGCCGCGGTTGCTGGCCGCCGGCCTGTTGCGCCAGCTCGACGAGGACACCGTGATCCTGCCGCGTCAGGTCGGCCAGGTGCTGCGCGGCGAGTTGCCCGGCCCGCGGCACCTCGTGCCACCGGACCCGGTGGTCACCACCACGACCGCGGCCGACGCGGACGCCTCGGCGGCCGGCGAGGTGCTGGACCTGCTCCGCGAGATCGAGCTCGTGCTGGAAACCCTTTCCGCCACACCGGTTCCCGAGCTGCGCAGCGGCGGCCTCGGCGTGCGCGAGGCGAAGAAGCTGACCAAGCTGACCGGTATCGACGAACAGCGGCTCGGCCTCATCCTCGAGGTGTCGGCCGCAGCCGGGCTGATCGCCAGTGGCACGCCGGACCCGGAGCCGCCGGACGGCGCGGGCCTGTATTGGGCGCCGACGGTAGCCGCCGACCGGTTCCTGGAAACGGCGACCGCCGAGCGCTGGTACCTGCTGGCCAGCACCTGGCTGGATCTGCCGGCCCGGCCGGGTCTGATCGGCAGCCGCGGCCAGGACGGCAAACCCTATGCCGCACTGTCGGATTCGCTGTACTCGACCGCGGCACCGCTGGATCGCCGGCTGCTGCTCGGCGCGCTGGCCGATCTTTCCCCCGGTGCGGGCGTGGACGCCGAACACGCCTCGGAGTTGCTGATCTGGCTCCGGCCACGGTGGGCGGCACGCCTGCAGCCCGACCCGGTAGCCCACCTGCTCGACGAGGCCCACTCGCTCGGTTTTGTCGGCCGCGGCGCCCTGAGCACACCGGCGCGCGCGCTGCTGAGTCGCGGCGAGAAGGCCGCGATCGAGGCGATGGCCACCGTGCTGCCCGCACCGATCGACCACTTCCTGCTCCAGGCCGACCTGACAGTGGTGGTCCCCGGTCCGCTGCAACGCGAACTGGCCGACGAACTGGCCGCCGTGGCCACCGTCGAATCAGCAGGTGCGGCGATGGTCTACCGGGTCAGCGAGCAGTCGATCCGGCACGCACTGGACACCGGCCGCACCGCAGGCGCCCTGCACACCTTCTTCGAGAGTCATTCCAAAACCCCTGTCCCCCAAGGGCTTACCTATCTGATCAATGACGTAGCCCGCCGGCACGGCCAGCTGCGGGTGGGGATGGCGTCGTCGTTCGTCCGCTGCGAGGACCCTGCGTTGCTCGCCAGCGCGGTAGCCGCCCCAGCCCTGGCGCACCTGGAGGTGCGGCTGCTGGCTCCGACGGTCGCGGTATCCCAGGCACCCATCAACGAGATGCTGGCCGGGTTGCGCGCGGCCGGCTTCGCCCCCGCCGCCGAGGACTCGACGGGCGCGATCGTCGACATCCGCCAGCGCGGCGCACGGGTGCCCGCGCCGCAGCAGCGCCGGGTGTTCCGGTCGCTGCCCAAGCCGAGCGCCGAAACGCTGGCCGCGGTGGTCGGGATGCTGCGCCGGGTGGACTCGCTGCCGTTCGCCAACGTGCGCCTCGACCCGGCCGTCGCGATGGCGCTGTTGCAGCAGGCCGCCGTCGAAC